The Methylorubrum populi genome contains a region encoding:
- a CDS encoding DUF736 domain-containing protein, with protein MPQIGTFTRTSTGFAGRIRTLSFDAEFAIVPAEPTDAENAPDYRVHLGDADGPEVGAGWTRTCERAGEFIAIVLDDPVFLAPIRARLFRDADDDTAWSLHWNRLPRRGERD; from the coding sequence ATGCCGCAGATCGGCACCTTCACGCGCACATCCACTGGCTTCGCCGGCCGCATCCGCACGCTGTCCTTCGACGCCGAGTTCGCCATCGTGCCGGCCGAGCCGACCGACGCCGAGAACGCGCCCGACTACCGCGTCCATCTCGGCGATGCGGACGGCCCGGAGGTCGGCGCCGGCTGGACCCGCACCTGCGAGCGTGCGGGCGAGTTCATCGCGATCGTGCTCGACGATCCCGTCTTCCTCGCGCCGATCCGGGCGCGGCTGTTCCGCGACGCCGATGACGATACGGCATGGTCGCTGCATTGGAACCGGCTGCCGCGCCGCGGCGAGCGGGACTGA
- a CDS encoding lytic transglycosylase domain-containing protein, which produces MRTIVLSTAAALLAGIATAAPIFPAGAQTSRPVRATPVDPYAGHIAEASRRFGIPAAWIRAIMRAESAGDPRAVSNAGAIGLMQVMPATWADLRVRHRLGADPYDPRDSILAGTAYLHELHDRYGSVVAMLAAYNAGPGRYEASLAGRPLPSETHAYIAAIAPDIDGGKAAGPIIVAAADPLAWTRAPLFVAPSSRPSAVDPATGGSDDAAVQASREESLFVASAAQVPRP; this is translated from the coding sequence ATGCGCACGATCGTCCTCAGCACCGCGGCTGCACTGCTCGCAGGCATCGCCACGGCAGCGCCGATCTTCCCGGCCGGCGCGCAGACTTCACGGCCCGTCCGCGCAACACCGGTCGATCCCTATGCTGGGCACATCGCGGAGGCGTCGCGGCGCTTCGGCATTCCGGCGGCATGGATCAGGGCGATCATGCGCGCAGAGAGCGCAGGCGATCCGCGAGCGGTATCGAACGCCGGGGCGATCGGTCTGATGCAGGTGATGCCGGCGACATGGGCAGACCTGCGCGTCCGTCACCGCCTCGGTGCCGACCCCTACGATCCGCGCGACAGCATCCTCGCCGGCACCGCCTATCTGCACGAGCTGCACGACCGCTACGGCAGCGTCGTCGCCATGCTCGCGGCCTACAATGCCGGTCCCGGTCGCTACGAGGCGTCGCTCGCCGGCCGTCCTTTGCCGAGTGAAACGCACGCCTACATCGCCGCCATCGCGCCGGACATCGACGGTGGCAAAGCGGCCGGACCTATCATTGTCGCAGCGGCCGATCCGTTGGCCTGGACGCGCGCTCCGCTGTTCGTTGCGCCATCGTCGCGCCCATCCGCTGTCGATCCGGCGACGGGCGGGAGCGATGATGCTGCCGTGCAAGCGTCGCGCGAAGAGAGCCTCTTCGTCGCATCGGCCGCGCAGGTGCCGAGGCCGTGA